Genomic segment of Arachis stenosperma cultivar V10309 chromosome 4, arast.V10309.gnm1.PFL2, whole genome shotgun sequence:
tttaTGAAACAAATACTCACataaaattatctttatataaaaataataattaataatttaattagttCAACCATTTTATATGTCATCTTCGTATGAAAATGACTTTATGTGAGTAATAATCTTAGAATTGATGATATATTATCAAACTACTACCTTCCCAAAACTGAAGCTAGTAAACCATAGTGAGAAATTGTAGCGGCTTCCATGTCTAAAGTGGTAGGGCTTGGTCCATGAGAATGTGCTCCCATGTATACAATGTAACACtgaaaaaacaataataataaaaataagaaaagaaaccaacaataataatgtgtgcgtaaattaaaacaaaaaagatggGAAATTCATCATTATTACTACGATTTTTCAAAGCAGAATCTCAAGAGCATACCTTTTTGCGGCCATGGACAGTTTCCGGGAAGAATGTGAAAAGAAGAAACGATGAAAGAATAAGGTGAAGATAGTAAATATTGGAACTCCCCATAGTTTTGAAGGAGTAGTAGTTGGCAGGATTAGGGGGCACACAATTAGCACTCATATATACAGAGATTTCTTTTCTGAATTATTTTATTACTCAATCATTAACACAACATTCCAAGTATATTTTAAAGTGTGTTTTATCAATTTCATTTGAGCTACACTGTACTCTCATCACTTTTGTTTCCCCCTCAATAGTTAACTTTTTAGCTGTGGCTGCATTtaattaaaactttaaattaaataaagtatTAGATTTATGCTTTGGGTATGCTGTTTCGCAGACAAGTCCTTGATTAAAGTGCgatatatataaaagagattAATTTTGATACACTGAAGTGTAAAGTATTTTACAGAGTCGTACAATTATATTCGTTCTTTTGGATAATCATTCACGTAATTAATGTAAAAAGtagttatttttactaatataatattatataattaaatacacatataaaattactttatatttacagtacatcaaaattaaatttatatataaaataccCTACGTGTTTTAGAATTTAAGAATGGAAGTATAGATTCTTTGTTGAGTTGTGGGTCAATTCGATCACccaaaaaaatattgtaaaaattaatttggtGAAAATTCACATGTATGGTGTTGTCTAAGTTAATAGTAAAAGatcgttaaataatttaataaatttaactaaattatcatctaataatttttttattattatcttcacatgaaataaataaaataaatattttatttactaaaatatgtAATTTGTAGCATTTTTATCAAAATGCACCGTATTTCtattgtaaacgagataagacacGAAATACGAGATAAATGTGTTTATttcgtttatagtgtaaacaaGATACGTGAACTCTTATTTTGTTTACTATAAACAAGATACGTGCATAATTATGATATTTACagtataaataaaatacattacaATAAATTTTCAGTAGCTATAAAAGGATGTATAACCTTTTGTATTCTACACAAATATCTCACttcttctcttctatttttcttaacaaaaataagCCAAAATGTCTAGTGGTGGTGGATATGTGGTTGTAAGTGTGTATCCTAATTGCCGTATGAGAAACAGTGACACTAGGGTCATATTTGAGTGTGATAATCCCATTCTATTGTGCACTTAGCAAGTTGGTTCTTTATCCGAGCTtaagagtttgatattgagtAGCGTTGGTGGTAGCGGAAGAAAAGAGATATGAAGGGTGGGGTATAGGTTGCTAGCACCGATGGAAAATAGAGTTTTCTGATTTTATTTGTTTTGCCTCCATAGCGACGAGCATGTACGGCTAATGTTTGACATCCATGGGAGAATCATGGTGAAACAAGTTATGGAGTTTTCTGCGGAGGTCGGTGATGTTGGTGGCGGTGGATCTGGCTACTCGAATTTCGTACAGGATGACCCACCTCTCGCACCACCACTAATACACATTGTGAGTCCAGTGAAAGACATGGACGTGGATGATGAGAAATCCGACGAGGAGTATGTTGCAGCAGATAGCAACGATAGTGGTTCTTCtaaagatgatgatgaggaggagttTGTATCCAAGACACTGGTGGAGGCATCAACTTGGTATCTTCTTCCTGCCCTGCAACCAATTCCGACCTTATCAGCTGTACCCAATCACTATCAAACACTGGATCTGGACGCAATGCACGAGAAAATTCTATTTTCCAACACGGGTGAAGACGATTACAACTTAGACAGTGGTGTGAAGTTTTGAGTTGGCCACAAATTCAAGAGTAGAGATACATTGATGCAGGGTGTGAAGAATTACAGTATCTGTAGAAGTGTTGAGTACCAATTAGTGGAGTCAGACCGATTAAAGTACCATGTTCATTACCAGCAACATGTAGATGGATGCCCGTAGAGTCTCCGTGTTGTCCTGTGAATGAATATCAGATATTGGTGAGGCCTCGTTCAACTGTGGTGTAATTAATATCATTTATCACTGTTATATTTTGTGTAAATGCCAACCATGTATCTCTTATCTCGTTAGGGAGGTGCGTAGTGTTGGAGGAGCGCACATGTGTTTAGTACCAACTATATCTCAAGACCATCGACAATTGAACAGTAGGACATCAGCCTTATCAGCTATGTCATCCTATCATTAATACAGTCCAACCCATCCATCAGCATTCTTGTATTACAAGATCATCTACCCCAACGATGTGTTATGTCACGTTCAGTCGGTTGATATCCGCATCGTGTACATTGGCGCGCACCATAATCTCATAGTAATTCAAAAACTTGATTAGAAAAGGGTAAAAATGGGAGAAAAGTTAAATGTGTGTGATAAGGACTAAACAGGCGCTGTGGAagaaatacatatatatagacCTCCTCCACTCTTATctcatttacactgtaaacaaAATAAGAGTGCACGTATCTTGTTTATACTGTAAAATGCACCATATTTTTTATCTGATTTCGTGCCTTATCTTATTTGAAGTATAAATAAGATACGTATACTCTTATTATGAGATAAGAAATTgcattttaataaaaatactacaaattatatattttggtaaataaaacatctattttatttattttaaaataaaatcctCTTTGTTTGGTATCTCGAGTACCGGACGGTTGGAGTGGTCCTCGGTTGGACAGGTGGGGCGTAGCCTGAAATTGGGTCGCGAGGGTAAAGCGGAGAGGCCGACGTTCCGAACTCTCGGTGCGGAGGGGgtgtcacctgcaaagacactccgacgcccAAGTCAGTCAAGTGTGCAGGTGAGAAAGGGGTAAAGTAGTgtgtgacgtaccttgggggaggGGTAGGACCTTCCCCATATATACTTTGTCAGAAGTGGGTCCCACAAGGGCAGAACCCACCTTCCTCGAAGCTTCCTTGTACAGCTGTGGCGGCCAGCTGTCCCAGACGCGTGTTCGGGTCGGCGAATGAGTGCCTCACACCCGACCGTTCGGGTCGGGTGGTTAGGGAGTCGGGTCGGCCCACGTTCCCTTTAAACCAGGCCGTAATAGTGCCCCCAACGCGCCGGCAATAGTCGCGTGGGCTGTTGGTGGCGTGTTATCTCTTCTTTCACGCGTTGTCGTCAGGTCGGCCGTCCATGGAGGGGACGTGCCTCTTGTGCGCGTGCCTGTTCATTCCTGGGACAATCATTCGTCGCTTCGTTCCTCGCGCAGAGCATTAAATACTCATAATGGGTTAAAAACTCCGCGCGCAAAGACCATTTTGCCCCTAGTTTTTTCGCGCTTCTTTGAGTAGCAGTTTTAAAACCGTTTGTATTCGTTCCCATATCTTCACTTCAACTatctccatcttcttctttccCAAAATTCCCAGAGTGCTGTTCTTGCCTTCCTGTGCATCTgcttctcttccttcttcttcaaatCTTCAAAACCAATCCAGGTAAGCagttttttctttattttctgctttgTGTTTCCTTTGCCATTGTTTCCTGTTACATGCATGCTATTTGCTTGATCTTGTATGCTGGATAGCCTTTAGTGTCAAGTAGGTGTGTTAGGGGGGTTACCATTCCAGGGTAGGCTTTTGTTAGGATTTAGCTTTAGCCATGCTTAATTTTAGTTGCAGAATACGTTAAGTGTAGTCTCTGAGTTTTTTCGAGCTCCCGACCTCATAGACTAATCGAGTGGTACCCCCACTGTAGGTATGCCTTGCGTTGTCTCCCGGGCTTTTACCTCCGCCGCGGGTTATGACCCGTACGCTTGGGTGGTTTTCGACCTCAGGGACTCCTCGAACCAGATGGGTGAGGATGAGCTTACCGAGTTCCATCAGGCTGAGTACCTGTACGGGGGCACTAACGAGGAGGCCAACTATGACGTTTTCGTTCCTGCTCCTCATGAGCGGTTGAACGAGCTCAACTTCCATGCCCCCCGGGTTGCCGACTGGATTTGGTTTTACAAAGCCATGTTCACCCAAGTAGGGGTTCGTATCCCCTTCTCTTCTTTCCAAATGAGGCTCCCCAGTCGGATCTCCGTGGCACCGTCGCAgctgcatccgaacagttgggcttcaatccgctgtttcgagatggtatGTAAGTACTTGGAGCTGCCGGTGTCCGTCGACGTCTTCCTTTACTTCTTTAACCTTACGAACCCTTCCAAGGAGGGGAAGGCGAGGAAAGGGTTTATGTCCTTTCGATCTGCCCAAGGATAGAGGATATTTGGCTTGTTCGAGGACTCTTACCATGGCTTCAAGGACAAGTATTTTAAGGTACGGCCGGTTAAAGGTCGCCACCCTTTTTGGTTGTTGTTGGAGGGAGAACGCCTCATCCCGACATATTGGAGTTTCGGGGCGGGGTCTAATGCTTTTATCAAAGTGACTTAGAAGGGGATGCGGCCGTGGACCGAAAAATTGCCGACGTGTTGTGAGCCGTTTTCGGGAGAAACCATGTGAACCCCCACCTCCTTATGGGTAGCTGGGAGGTCGCCCGAGATTATatttgtgagtcatttttgttgtgTTATTTTTTGCATGGTTGCTTCTTTTGGTTTGGTATACTGATTACTGACTAACTTGTTCATTTCTGTTGTAGTGGGAATGTCTGCCGAAGTGACCGGCCTTGAAAGCTTGTTCAAAACTTTCTTAGCGGAGAGTGATGGGGTGAAAGCTGACGAGCAATCGGTAGTACCTCCCGGGGACGAGGGGAATCAAGCGGCACCCTCACCTTGCTACGTCGTCACGTCGGAGAAACTTGCTGATGCGGCGCGTGTTTCTGCTGTTCTCGACGAGGCGGCTggctgatgattggatttttgatggtatagaatttcacaaatgaattctcgttgcaagtatagtttctaaaccaatcaataatcctttcatacaaaaagttgtttgtcactagtacaaactcctaaaatttataaaccgaagtattcaaacctcgggtcgttctccctaggaattacaataaagtgtcttgttattggttgtgagttattttggggttttgataagaagcatgaaagataaatgacaagaaagtaaactaacaactataaaaggctcttggcaaggtatgaaaattagaagtcctatcctagttatcctcctcaattgtgatgagaattgttcattgctaccacttagttaacccttactaaataaaggaaagtcaagtggatgaattgacttgagccacaagtcctagccaactcccaaggaaagactagctttagtgcactccaaaccaattagcaatctctccaattatcaatcaacaaaggaattagataactcaagagtcactaattactctacctaggccaagaggaacaaaatctatactatatctagaagaggcatttcaacaaacacataaaaggcaataaaagtaaacaacataaattgcaagaattaaagagagatctaactacaaaggcaggagatcaacaatagaaaagcaaagaagaacaattattatgaattacctcttattgaattgaaagagaaatggaaggaacaatactagatctacaacaaaatataagaacaacataaaggaaattacaacaaaagagtaaaagaagaagaatgtggcaacaaagaattgagagatagaagtagaagaaagcaaagattaaaatctagatctaagaactaaacctaatcctaatcctaattctagagagaagtgagagcttctctctctagaaactaattctaacttctaaaactaagctaatggtaactaacatatgtttccctcttcactccttgggttaaatagcatcagaaatgagttggattgggcccacaaggcttctaaaatcgctggccacgttttgcttcaagtggactaggtggcagcaacggcgcgtgcgcgtactatgcgcgtgcgcgccaccatacgtgtagcaactatggcaaatcttatatcgtttcgaagccccggatgttagctttctaacccaactagaaccgcatcatttggacctctgtagctcaagttatggtcgtttaactgcgaagaggtcggcttgacagcttccggttctttcatttcttcatgagttctccaacttttcatgcttctttcttcattcccttgatccaatctttgcctcctaaaccttaaatcacttagcaaacatatcaaggcatctaatggaatcaaggtgaattaaatttattcattttaagacctaaaaagcatgttttccctcttaagcacaattaaaggagaatatacaaaaccatgctatttcaatggataaatgtgggtaaaaggttataaaatctcctaaaatcaatacaagataaaccgtcaaattggggtttgtcactGGCATCGGGCACTCGTCTTCTGTTTAATAGGCTGAGGATGACGACCTGAGGGTCATTCCTACCCCGAAGAGGCAAAGGTCGCATTCCAGCCCCGAAGGGGCCCTTATCGTGATGGAGCGGAACTTCGATGCCGGGTCGTTCATAGACTCCCAATTGCTTTCTGGCACGGAGGAACATTTTCACGGTACTAACCTCGCGGGGCAGGCACGATGGATGTATTGCACCCTCCTCCGTGGTGCGGCCATAGATCGGAAGGCTGAGTTCGAGTTGTCGGGTATGCAATCACTACGTCGGAAGCTCGAATCTGCTGCTACATCCAACAACAAGTTCAAAGCTCAAGTTGAAACACTCCAAGGGCTGCTATCCCAGGAGAAAGAGAAGCTTAAGACTGCCGAGGAGAAGGCTGCGTCTGCCGAAGAAAAGTTAAAAACTGCTGATGCTTCCGTGTCCCGTCTGATTGAGCGGGAAATGACTTTGGAAAGCTAGCTTAGCGCCGCACAAGGTCGGTTGGTCGCCTTGGAAAAGGAACGGGATACGGCCGTTACGGCTGCTAAGACTGCTCAGGACGAGGTTGAGGGACTCAGGAAGAAACACAAGGAGGTCTTAGAGCAAGGAAATAGTGCGATTTTCATGATCGAGGAGGCTTTCAAGGCTCAGGTGAAGATCGTGGCCCCCGACTTTGATACATCGGCAATCAGGGTTTTCAAGACGATCAAGGACGGCAAGATTGTTGATATGCCTAAGAAGTGAACTCTTTTACCTTGTGTTTTTGTGGCCTTGTTGTAGTACTTTTGAACTATTTTGTCATACTTTATTAGCCGCTTGGTTGGCTTGTCGATATTATATTTTTCTGCTTACCCGGTAGTGTTTACGTTTTGTTTTGTTCTCGTTTTGCCGTTGTATGCCCGCTGCTCGTCATTCGTTTACCATTACGTTAGTGTCTTTGGCGAGGCCATATCGTGGCTTTATTATTATCGTGGCCGTTTATTATGGCTTTTTAACTTGGTtggctcccggggtgatcagtcccggggcGCCGTGTTGTTACCTCGTTAATCGTTCGCTATGGGGAACGTATTGTTTTGGGATGCATAGTtgaggaaaaataaaagaggaaaTTTGTTAAGTAAACATTAATCGACAGTTAAACATGTCTATAGCCATGGTAAGCGTTTTAACAACAGTGAGTCACTAAACTCGTCGAACCGCCTAGCCGGCGTGCTCGAGCTAGGAATAAAATCTTCTCAAGTTACCTGCATTCCATGTTCTCGGTATCTCCTTGCCGTCGAGCTTCTCCAATTTGTAGGCACCTTTGCCGAGCGCCTCTTTGACCCTGTAGGGACCTTCCCAATTTGCCGCTAGTTTTCCTTCCCCTTGGGTCGGTGGCCCTATGTCGTTGCGTCGCAAGACCAAGTCATTTTTTTTGAACTCCCTCTTGAGCACTTTGGCGTTGTAACACAGGGCCATTTTTTGCTTCAGCGCTACTTCTGTCAAATGGGCCATCTCCCTGGACTCATCCACCAGGTCTTTCTCTACTGCTTCTTTTACTCCCTTCAGAAGTAGCCGCGGGCTCGGCTCGCCGATTTTCACGGGTATCATCGCGTCCACCCCGTATGTCAAGCGGAAGAGGGTTTCTCCTGTAGAGGACTGCTCGGTTGTACGGTAAGACCAAAGGACTAAAGCgagttcatcggcccatgcGCCTTTTTGTCACCCAGCCGCTTCTTGAGGCCCTGTAAGATGACCTTGTTTGCGGACTCGACTTGTCCGTTCGTCTGGGGGTGCTCTACTGAAGAGAACTTCTGCTTTATACCCAGGCCATTGAGGAATTCTATGAACTTCTTGTCGGTGAATTGCATCCCGTTGTCTGAGATGACGATTTCTGGGATGCCGAATCGGgttatcacctgcctccacatgaacTTTCTACAATTGGATGAGGATATGCTGGCTAGTGGTTCAGCCTCTATCTATTTGGTGTAGTAGTCAATAGCGACTATGAGATATTTGACTTATCCTGGGCCAACCGGAAAAGGTCCCAAAAGGTCAACTCCCCATTGTGCAAAGGGTCGGGAGGTCGTCAGCAGGCTTAGTTCGGAAGCCGGTGCTCTGTGAAAATTGGCGTTCTCTTGACACTTAACGCATTTCTTCACAAATTCTTTGGAATCTTCCATCATCGATGGCCAGTAGTATCCAGCTCGGATGAGCTTTCTTGCCAGGGCTTTGCCCCCGATGTGGTGGCCGCAGCACCCTTCATGGACTTCCCTGAGCACGTAATCCGTCTGCTCGGGGTGTAGGCACCTCAATAGGGACTGGCTGAGTCCCTTTTTAAATAGTTGTCCCTGTATAGTCGTGTATTTGGCTGCCTCCCTTCTCAACGCTTTAGCTGCTTTCTCGTCGTCAGGGAGTTTGCCGCTTTCGAGGAAATCGACGCTTGGGTCCAACCAAGAGGGGCTTACCTTTGTCAGGTGGAGGGTGACTGCTGGTTCATTTAGcatgccttggatgagagaTCGGTTGCCTACTCCTAGTTTTGTGCTCACTAGCTTGGATAGGAGGTCCGCTCGTGTGTTTCTTTCCCTCGGGACATGTTGGATCGTAACCTCCTCGAACTGGTTGCTCAATTCTCTAACCTTTTCCAGGTACTTTTGCATCAGCGAGTCTCTGGCTTGGTAACTCCCATTCACTTGCAAGGTGACGACCTGCGAGTCGCTACACACCTCCAGCCTCGTCGCCCCGACTTCACGAGCTAGGGTCAGACCTCCCAAGAAGGCTTCGTATTCCACTTGGTTGTTTGATACCGGGAATTCAAACTTGATCGATTGCTCGTACACGACCCCGGCAGGACTTTCCAATATGACCCCTGCTCCTCCGGACTTTTGGTTGGAGGCCCCGTCTACGTGGAGTCTCCACCGTGTGCCCGTTTCCTCGATCGGGTCCCCTGTCACTTTTACCAAGAAGTCGGCCATCGCTTGTGCCTTAATCGCATGCTGGGGCTCATACCGCAGGTCGTACTAGGAGAGTTCAATGGcccaagtcatcattcttcctGC
This window contains:
- the LOC130975760 gene encoding uncharacterized protein LOC130975760 yields the protein MADFLVKVTGDPIEETGTRWRLHVDGASNQKSGGAGVILESPAGVVYEQSIKFEFPVSNNQVEYEAFLGGLTLAREVGATRLEVCSDSQVVTLQVNGSYQARDSLMQKYLEKVRELSNQFEEVTIQHVPRERNTRADLLSKLVSTKLGVGNRSLIQGMLNEPAVTLHLTKVSPSWLDPSVDFLESGKLPDDEKAAKALRREAAKYTTIQGQLFKKGLSQSLLRCLHPEQTDYVLREVHEGCCGHHIGGKALARKLIRAGYYWPSMMEDSKEFVKKCVKCQENANFHRAPASELSLLTTSRPFAQWGVDLLGPFPVITRFGIPEIVISDNGMQFTDKKFIEFLNGLGIKQKFSSVEHPQTNGQVESANKVILQGLKKRLGDKKAHGPMNSL